Proteins encoded together in one Solanum lycopersicum chromosome 7, SLM_r2.1 window:
- the LOC138337199 gene encoding two-component response regulator ARR14-like: MTVNSVEVALGGLRSSGLSFDLLLTDIHMLKMDVFQFHQDIAEEFDIPICFMSNDKKDSTLIKGLDNRAVFFILKPITQDGINYLWNYATSLEKKKHKGKQVVQVFEENTNEKILNEVIDIESSSSVSKKDKSIRKYDDVENKDYSTQRAKRSNTLWRDPLHNKFVEVVDILGVKNACPKKVHELMNMPELSKTQIASHLQKYRLTLDKKPNPEVVLDSSKTTSGNANQLSITTDHISALAPQVMTNNLNNAGPDTELDLRNFMSNYEKDRSFSNILSRHLNQKPCKLQGNHEGINADGISLQLGNVLPNSNLEQEIYGGVTAEDALFDHFDVPSKLEIGVIFHTLHLVNEHFAIK; the protein is encoded by the exons ATGACAGTGAATAGCGTAGAAGTTGCTTTGGGTGGCCTTAGAAGCAGTGGCCTCTCATTTGATCTTTTGCTCACTGATATCCACATGCTTAAAATGGATGTCTTTCAATTTCACCAAGACATAGCTGAGGAATTTGACATTCCCATTTGTT TTATGTCAAATGATAAGAAAGACAGTACACTTATCAAAGGACTTGACAATAGAGCTGTTTTCTTCATACTGAAGCCCATAACACAAGATGGTATAAATTATTTATGGAATTATGCCACCTCATTGGAAAAGAAGAAGCATAAAGGAAAACAAGTTGTACAAGTGTTTGAAGAAAACACTAATGAGAAAATCCTCAATGAGGTAATTGATATTGAATCTTCGTCTTCCGTTAGTAAGAAGGACAAATCTATCAGAAAATATGACGATGTTGAGAATAAAGACTATTCAACTCAACGAGCCAAGAGGAGTAATACCCTTTGGAGGGATCCCCTTCACAACAAATTCGTGGAAGTTGTTGATATACTTGGTGTGAAAA atgcTTGTCCCAAAAAAGTTCATGAACTTATGAATATGCCTGAGCTAAGTAAAACACAGATTGCTAGCCACCTCCAG AAATATCGTTTAACCTTGGATAAAAAACCTAATCCAGAAGTGGTTTTGGATTCGAGTAAAACCACATCTGGTAATGCTAATCAATTGTCAATAACGACTGACCATATTTCAGCTTTAGCTCCACAAGTTATGACAAATAATCTCAACAATGCTGGCCCTGATACTGAGCTTGATCTTCGAAACTTCATGTCTAATTATGAAAAAGATAGAAGTTTTTCTAATATATTAAGTCGACATCTTAATCAGAAGCCTTGTAAATTG CAAGGAAATCATGAAGGTATTAATGCTGATGGAATATCGTTACAACTTGGTAATGTTCTTCCAAATTCGAATTTGGag CAAGAAATCTATGGAGGTGTTACTGCAGAGGATGCATTGTTCGATCATTTTGATGTTCCCTCAAAATTAGAGATTGGGGTAATTTTTCATACTCTTCATTTGGTCAATGAACATTTTGctataaagtaa